A genomic region of Paenibacillus sp. PL2-23 contains the following coding sequences:
- a CDS encoding O-methyltransferase, with protein sequence MELHSVSLARQVDFVFKQLEGELTDTAAGTVLIHIRNNSVGKFGLRHHPIETKDGKIEHARKGMSQSQVQAFRQLAIEALKHRKDWTHGEILYDFSVKPSTNSWSASILYESNYNMATWNSRYAPNTKPHHMLRDF encoded by the coding sequence ATGGAATTGCATTCGGTATCGCTGGCGAGACAGGTTGATTTTGTATTCAAGCAGCTGGAGGGTGAGCTGACAGACACTGCGGCGGGAACGGTATTGATTCATATCCGCAACAATTCGGTAGGTAAATTCGGCTTAAGGCACCACCCCATCGAGACGAAGGACGGCAAGATCGAGCATGCCAGAAAAGGTATGTCGCAATCGCAGGTTCAGGCGTTCCGCCAGCTCGCGATCGAGGCGCTCAAGCACCGGAAGGATTGGACGCATGGCGAAATCTTATATGATTTCTCAGTGAAGCCAAGCACCAACTCGTGGTCCGCGAGCATCCTGTATGAATCCAACTACAACATGGCCACCTGGAATAGCCGTTATGCGCCGAATACGAAGCCTCATCATATGCTTAGAGATTTTTAA
- a CDS encoding GGDEF domain-containing protein encodes MKALHADHQSWNRWILNAYWILILLILLFSLIAYMLSRSGTYMVLPSDLIKLEAPALFILIIAECLIRIMKRYFEHLLIIIGFLIALFIMLAYSKQEIGMYITLGIPMLLSYCYFDRALLKFATLFTAGGFVAAVLCVPALKGQIHFWDIIIIFAFMIGMSMLGFTIISRGEELQHALEKAILSELEAFADSVAVENDAKIDHLTGLYNHITYQEYARLLVEQHQQYGMRLTLAVIDIDNFKYVNDSFGHHVGDVVLMQTAAIVKHSITSEDIAARYGGEEFVVLMTGKSVPEAAAAMELVRARLEQTFFPELGEHRVTMSIGIAEYKQGMDTDELFRLADVNLYRAKRGGKNRIVAAMDEEVIPNA; translated from the coding sequence ATGAAAGCCCTTCATGCCGATCATCAATCATGGAATCGCTGGATCCTGAACGCTTATTGGATATTGATTCTGCTGATTCTATTATTTTCTTTAATCGCCTATATGCTGAGCCGATCAGGCACCTATATGGTATTGCCTTCAGATTTGATCAAGCTGGAAGCGCCTGCGTTATTTATTCTTATTATTGCTGAGTGCTTGATTCGAATCATGAAGCGTTACTTCGAACACTTGCTAATTATTATTGGATTTTTAATCGCTTTATTTATTATGCTGGCCTACAGCAAACAAGAAATAGGCATGTACATAACGCTTGGCATACCTATGCTGCTATCTTATTGCTATTTCGATCGAGCATTGCTCAAATTTGCGACCTTGTTTACTGCCGGAGGATTTGTTGCAGCCGTGTTGTGCGTGCCTGCTCTTAAGGGGCAAATTCACTTCTGGGATATCATCATTATATTTGCTTTTATGATCGGGATGAGTATGTTGGGCTTTACGATCATATCCCGAGGCGAAGAGCTGCAGCATGCGCTGGAGAAAGCGATCTTGTCGGAGCTGGAGGCGTTCGCAGACTCCGTAGCGGTGGAGAATGATGCCAAGATCGATCATTTGACCGGACTTTACAATCACATCACCTACCAGGAATATGCCCGGCTGCTTGTGGAGCAGCATCAACAATATGGCATGCGTCTTACTCTTGCTGTTATTGATATAGACAATTTCAAATATGTTAACGATTCTTTCGGCCATCATGTTGGCGATGTTGTGCTTATGCAGACGGCGGCGATTGTCAAGCATTCCATCACTAGCGAGGATATTGCCGCCCGTTATGGCGGAGAAGAATTTGTGGTGCTGATGACTGGCAAGAGCGTTCCGGAAGCAGCAGCTGCCATGGAGCTGGTCAGGGCAAGGCTTGAGCAAACCTTTTTCCCTGAGCTTGGCGAGCATCGGGTGACCATGAGCATTGGCATTGCGGAATATAAACAAGGCATGGATACGGACGAGCTGTTCCGACTGGCCGACGTCAACCTGTATAGGGCCAAACGCGGCGGCAAAAACAGGATTGTGGCTGCCATGGACGAGGAGGTGATTCCCAATGCTTAG
- a CDS encoding GGDEF domain-containing protein yields MLSFLLKPHYMSSWNYRIRMTYWILSIILIIGLLLLIPVVKTIAPEFYPQYMFKQVYVQISLLFILIIAAEWLYKRFAFIQDYIVISFGACFSDVALIFNYSESVSMLIALILPVVASILYFNYRKVLYASLVTLIPFIIVMPLDPFDRLDNPIRWTFIGICVIVGTSIATCGIVNRGLKLIQNEKEALVNERNHRLQQLAIQEAYCKDALTGLDNHKRFQERLRAALDDADRAPVHLAVIDIDNFKSVNDTYGHSNGDLVLRKVGALLKEIEAEGIQASRYGGEEFTVIFSGMETVHVLERLEFIRAGTERLSFPELGGGIVTVSIGYHAAGDSKDASALFQQADKALYSAKRSGKNQVRSAEQVTKNGGGQG; encoded by the coding sequence ATGCTTAGCTTTCTGCTTAAGCCGCATTACATGTCGTCATGGAATTACCGAATACGGATGACCTACTGGATATTATCCATTATTCTCATTATTGGACTGCTGCTGCTCATACCTGTTGTGAAAACGATCGCGCCGGAGTTTTATCCCCAGTATATGTTCAAGCAGGTTTATGTACAGATATCTTTGCTCTTTATATTGATAATAGCTGCCGAGTGGCTATACAAACGATTTGCTTTTATCCAGGATTATATAGTTATCTCCTTCGGCGCTTGCTTCTCGGATGTGGCCCTTATCTTTAATTACTCGGAATCGGTAAGCATGCTGATCGCACTTATCCTGCCTGTGGTAGCTTCCATTCTGTACTTTAATTACAGGAAAGTCCTATATGCAAGCCTTGTCACACTTATTCCGTTTATTATCGTTATGCCGCTGGATCCCTTCGATCGGCTGGATAATCCTATTCGATGGACCTTTATTGGCATATGTGTCATTGTTGGGACCTCGATCGCGACATGCGGCATAGTGAATCGTGGACTCAAGCTGATCCAGAATGAGAAGGAAGCGCTTGTGAACGAAAGGAACCATCGACTTCAGCAGCTTGCGATTCAGGAGGCATACTGTAAGGATGCCTTAACAGGCCTGGACAATCACAAGCGCTTTCAAGAAAGACTGCGAGCTGCGCTGGATGATGCAGACAGGGCTCCCGTTCATCTGGCGGTGATCGATATTGACAATTTCAAATCGGTTAACGATACCTACGGCCATTCCAATGGGGATCTCGTGCTGCGCAAAGTCGGCGCTCTGCTGAAGGAGATAGAGGCCGAAGGCATTCAAGCCTCCCGGTATGGAGGGGAAGAATTTACAGTCATCTTCTCCGGCATGGAGACTGTCCATGTGCTTGAACGGCTTGAGTTTATACGAGCTGGCACGGAGAGATTATCATTCCCGGAGCTTGGCGGAGGGATCGTTACAGTGAGCATCGGATATCATGCTGCCGGTGACTCGAAGGACGCGAGCGCTTTATTCCAGCAGGCTGACAAAGCATTGTACAGTGCAAAGCGAAGCGGTAAAAATCAAGTACGCAGCGCAGAGCAGGTTACCAAGAATGGAGGTGGTCAGGGATGA
- a CDS encoding EAL domain-containing protein produces MSPLQTALVLLLFISGVMFLVDTALVIIRRNPGNIQNRLAFLATGGLALMVLAELFVQMLPEGYAEWIAIYILYPSAMLSGCSGLLLHVHVTKQYRKWPMKYWIFLACIPFIYYGSTLAIAGEPFFLEGFIHHHGWKEVLLSTGIFIMLAFMGGCAALNFYFSIQALRKSYNRVESSRYEVLFKANLFYLISTAIVTLFFITFWDELHIPASIFYMTTVVWGGALRVFMHHDFLPTAERKYELLYQLSPAAIVILDRNLKLLEVNPEALRLFGYESESELKGGSLLDFVKEPFREAIHEEYTALFPNEEWANRAFEIVNRYQVTKYVVVDTEMMMDGEGWQVLAVIKDITRQKEEEQAMHFMAHHDALTNLPNRYLFNAELEASLADVKPTQQWLGVLLVDLDRFKLINDTLGHSVGDEALIKVAERLRRCTGEQHLLARLGGDEFIVLIKSAEEYEEIIGLAEELLASFQSPITLLGQDFYFGGSIGISVYPYDGDSSDSLMKKADIAMYNAKRSGGNQYRLYTDEMIARVQRDVRMEKHLRRSIENNELVLHYQPQYDIRSGRLIGAEALIRWDSEELGMVYPGDFITLSEQIGLINEIGRWVIREACTQGKRWQDEGWTDFVLSVNVSSRQLDEPYFVKNVQSMLLSSGLAPSHLCLEITESMVVDKLHAARHMLDELVALGIHIALDDFGTGYSSLSVLRQLPISVIKIDRSFITDMECDHEGLSIVKTIVSMGHELNMQIVAEGVETKEQLELLLELGCDKAQGYYFAKPLPLPSMNELLGRSGEVRRRA; encoded by the coding sequence ATGAGTCCTCTGCAGACGGCGCTTGTTCTGCTCCTGTTTATATCCGGGGTTATGTTCTTGGTGGACACGGCGCTTGTTATTATTCGGCGTAATCCCGGCAATATACAGAACCGCCTCGCATTCCTGGCAACCGGCGGTCTGGCGCTTATGGTGCTTGCTGAACTATTCGTGCAGATGCTTCCGGAGGGGTATGCGGAATGGATTGCGATATACATCTTGTATCCATCTGCAATGCTTTCAGGCTGCAGCGGCTTATTGCTTCATGTGCATGTAACGAAGCAATACCGGAAATGGCCTATGAAATATTGGATTTTTCTAGCGTGTATCCCGTTCATCTATTATGGCTCGACACTGGCAATCGCTGGTGAACCCTTTTTTTTGGAAGGATTTATTCATCATCATGGCTGGAAGGAGGTTTTATTGTCTACCGGCATATTTATTATGCTGGCATTCATGGGGGGTTGCGCGGCACTGAATTTTTATTTCAGCATACAAGCCTTGCGCAAGTCATATAACCGTGTGGAGAGCAGCAGGTATGAAGTTCTGTTCAAGGCAAACCTCTTTTATCTCATATCAACTGCCATTGTAACCTTGTTTTTTATTACATTTTGGGATGAGCTCCATATCCCCGCCTCCATTTTTTATATGACGACCGTAGTTTGGGGCGGAGCGCTTCGCGTCTTTATGCATCATGATTTTTTGCCCACAGCGGAGCGCAAGTACGAGTTGCTCTATCAGCTTTCGCCAGCCGCTATTGTTATTCTGGATCGGAACTTGAAGCTGCTTGAAGTGAATCCGGAAGCGCTTCGGCTGTTTGGATATGAGTCGGAAAGCGAGCTGAAGGGCGGCTCACTTCTGGACTTTGTCAAAGAACCGTTTCGCGAGGCCATCCATGAAGAATATACAGCGCTGTTCCCGAACGAGGAGTGGGCCAACCGGGCTTTTGAAATCGTCAATCGGTACCAGGTAACCAAATATGTGGTTGTCGATACGGAGATGATGATGGACGGTGAAGGCTGGCAGGTGCTTGCCGTCATTAAGGATATTACGCGACAGAAGGAAGAAGAGCAGGCGATGCACTTTATGGCGCATCACGATGCACTGACTAATCTGCCCAACCGCTACCTGTTCAATGCGGAGCTGGAGGCGTCGTTAGCGGACGTAAAGCCGACGCAGCAATGGCTCGGGGTGCTGCTTGTCGATTTGGATCGATTCAAGCTTATTAACGATACATTGGGTCATTCTGTAGGCGATGAAGCGCTTATTAAGGTCGCCGAGCGGCTGCGGCGCTGTACCGGCGAGCAGCATTTGCTGGCTCGTCTTGGCGGAGATGAATTTATTGTGCTCATCAAGTCTGCCGAGGAATATGAGGAGATTATTGGCTTGGCCGAGGAGCTGCTGGCTTCCTTCCAATCGCCGATTACGCTGCTGGGACAAGACTTTTATTTCGGTGGAAGCATTGGCATCAGCGTATATCCTTATGACGGGGACTCCTCCGACAGTCTGATGAAGAAGGCTGACATTGCGATGTACAACGCCAAGCGCAGCGGCGGCAATCAATATCGTCTCTACACCGATGAGATGATTGCGCGTGTACAGCGGGATGTCCGTATGGAGAAGCATCTACGTCGATCCATCGAAAATAACGAGCTGGTGCTCCACTATCAGCCCCAATACGATATCCGGTCGGGAAGGCTTATTGGAGCGGAGGCGTTGATCCGCTGGGACTCTGAGGAGCTTGGAATGGTATATCCTGGCGATTTTATTACATTATCGGAGCAAATTGGTTTAATAAATGAAATCGGCCGGTGGGTCATTCGTGAAGCATGCACCCAAGGCAAACGATGGCAGGATGAGGGCTGGACGGATTTTGTTCTTTCTGTCAATGTTTCATCGAGGCAGCTGGACGAGCCATATTTTGTGAAAAACGTACAGTCTATGCTACTGTCAAGCGGGCTGGCTCCCTCCCATCTCTGTCTTGAAATTACGGAAAGCATGGTGGTGGACAAGCTGCATGCCGCTCGGCACATGCTGGACGAGCTTGTCGCTCTAGGCATACATATTGCGCTGGACGACTTCGGTACTGGCTATTCGTCACTAAGTGTGCTGAGGCAGCTTCCCATCTCGGTCATTAAGATCGATCGTTCATTCATTACGGATATGGAATGCGATCATGAAGGTTTATCCATTGTGAAAACCATTGTGTCCATGGGACATGAGTTGAATATGCAGATCGTTGCTGAGGGTGTTGAAACGAAGGAGCAGCTGGAGCTGCTGCTGGAGCTGGGCTGCGACAAAGCCCAGGGCTATTATTTCGCTAAGCCACTCCCGCTTCCAAGCATGAATGAATTGCTGGGCAGGTCTGGCGAGGTAAGGCGCAGAGCATAA
- a CDS encoding TIGR03943 family protein: MRHHIFRGVLLAAFAFMIVYLFQTGQSIMFVAPRMELLVKLSALGLYAAAAYQFFAAIRTRTTEHQHDEACGCGHGHAKSPFANTIMYGLFLLPLLTVFLIPTSTLGSAMAEKKGISFSGSEAVNRPEREVPASTSAGNSSNEEGQLNGTGADPQKAGEASDSLEALFPYDQYTVDHAKLGMELYKQDLIVVSEKQFIETLTTLDIYRDALLGKEVELSGFVYREEAMGEDRIAVTRFAMNCCSADALPYGLVITWPRAKHFAEDEWIKVKGKLTVIPYDGIDIISLDATRVEPIEAPATPYVYPDLDFGS; this comes from the coding sequence ATGAGACATCATATTTTCCGAGGCGTGCTGCTTGCGGCATTTGCCTTTATGATTGTATATCTGTTCCAAACGGGACAGTCCATTATGTTTGTTGCTCCCCGCATGGAGCTTCTGGTTAAGCTCTCGGCGCTCGGCTTGTATGCCGCTGCCGCCTATCAGTTTTTTGCAGCGATTCGCACAAGAACAACGGAGCATCAGCATGATGAGGCCTGCGGCTGCGGGCACGGCCATGCCAAATCTCCATTTGCCAATACCATTATGTACGGCCTGTTTCTGCTCCCGCTGTTAACGGTATTCCTTATTCCAACCAGCACGCTTGGCAGCGCGATGGCCGAGAAGAAGGGCATCAGCTTCTCAGGCAGCGAAGCCGTGAATCGGCCAGAGCGCGAGGTACCGGCAAGCACAAGTGCCGGCAACAGCTCCAACGAGGAGGGGCAGCTTAATGGGACAGGAGCGGACCCGCAGAAGGCTGGCGAAGCCTCTGATAGCCTTGAAGCGTTGTTCCCTTATGACCAATATACAGTTGACCACGCGAAGCTGGGCATGGAGCTATACAAGCAGGACCTCATTGTTGTCAGCGAGAAGCAATTTATCGAGACATTGACGACGCTGGATATATACCGAGACGCCTTGCTCGGCAAGGAGGTCGAGCTCAGCGGCTTTGTTTACCGCGAGGAGGCAATGGGAGAGGACCGAATAGCTGTGACCCGATTTGCGATGAACTGCTGCTCGGCTGACGCGCTGCCTTACGGTCTGGTCATTACTTGGCCAAGAGCGAAGCATTTCGCTGAGGATGAGTGGATTAAGGTGAAGGGCAAGCTGACCGTCATTCCGTATGATGGCATTGATATCATATCGCTTGACGCCACCAGAGTTGAACCCATCGAAGCTCCCGCCACGCCATACGTGTATCCGGACCTCGACTTTGGGTCCTGA
- a CDS encoding permease produces MRQTLFRYGTPLLALGCIAMLGLILLNREAPATVTALLQSTQLQAFNVLFIGILLEAFPFILLGVIFSAILQVFVSDETIRRFTPSSIWGGLLFGGLLGIIFPLCECGMIPVIRRLIRKGMPAYIGMTYLLAGPIINPIVFSSTYIAFRSNPEVTYSRMALAFAVAVSIGLVFAKFAKHSPLREAGHTHAHAHIHAHTHTHTHTHTHATGGGKGQSKWSATLGHASDEFFDMGKYLIFGALLTAIIQTSIEREMLASIADQPLLGYMLMMAFAFLLSICSTTDAFIAASFGGMFQTGPLLAFLVFGPMVDLKNTLMLLSTFKVKVVLLLIGLVFAFTLAGAMLTEVLL; encoded by the coding sequence ATGCGACAAACCCTATTCCGTTACGGCACGCCGCTTCTGGCACTGGGCTGTATTGCAATGCTTGGCCTGATCCTCTTGAACAGGGAGGCTCCTGCGACCGTAACAGCCTTACTGCAATCAACACAGCTGCAAGCGTTTAATGTGCTGTTTATCGGCATCCTGCTCGAAGCGTTTCCGTTTATATTGCTCGGCGTTATTTTTTCGGCCATCCTGCAAGTATTTGTTTCTGACGAAACCATCAGAAGATTTACACCAAGCAGCATTTGGGGCGGACTATTGTTCGGCGGACTGCTCGGCATTATTTTTCCATTGTGCGAATGCGGCATGATTCCCGTTATTCGTCGGCTTATCCGGAAGGGTATGCCCGCCTATATCGGCATGACGTATTTACTGGCAGGACCGATTATTAATCCAATCGTGTTCTCCTCGACCTATATCGCGTTTCGCTCCAATCCGGAAGTCACCTATTCCCGAATGGCGCTCGCGTTTGCCGTTGCGGTCAGCATTGGTCTGGTGTTCGCCAAATTCGCCAAGCACAGTCCTTTGCGTGAGGCCGGCCATACTCATGCACATGCGCATATACATGCTCATACTCATACCCATACCCATACACATACTCATGCCACGGGCGGCGGAAAAGGTCAAAGCAAATGGTCCGCTACGCTGGGGCACGCGTCGGATGAATTTTTTGACATGGGCAAATATTTAATTTTTGGCGCCTTGCTGACAGCTATTATTCAAACCTCCATAGAACGGGAAATGCTTGCCTCCATCGCGGATCAGCCACTGCTGGGCTATATGCTGATGATGGCTTTCGCCTTCCTGCTGTCGATATGCTCCACAACCGACGCCTTTATCGCCGCTTCGTTCGGCGGCATGTTCCAGACGGGTCCGCTGCTTGCGTTTCTTGTCTTTGGCCCAATGGTGGATCTCAAAAACACGCTTATGCTGCTTTCAACCTTTAAGGTGAAAGTTGTGTTGCTTCTTATCGGTCTTGTCTTTGCGTTTACGCTGGCGGGAGCCATGTTGACGGAGGTGCTGCTATGA
- a CDS encoding DUF5325 family protein, whose amino-acid sequence MSKSLSLFFACLSVLFMSATAISIAHNGWLVLVFSVLTFFSIGAGFITKARLRRKENGTERR is encoded by the coding sequence ATGTCTAAATCGTTATCGTTGTTTTTTGCTTGCTTATCCGTTCTCTTCATGAGCGCAACCGCTATCTCCATCGCCCACAACGGCTGGCTGGTGCTTGTATTCAGCGTACTGACCTTCTTCAGCATCGGAGCGGGCTTCATTACCAAAGCGAGACTGAGACGGAAGGAAAACGGAACCGAACGAAGATAG
- a CDS encoding alpha/beta-type small acid-soluble spore protein, whose product MSRSNQLVVPQATQALEQLKMEAAQTLGVQIPADGYYGNVSTRDAGSLGGYITKKLVQIAEQQLSGGIR is encoded by the coding sequence ATGAGCAGAAGTAACCAACTGGTGGTTCCACAAGCAACGCAAGCACTTGAGCAACTGAAAATGGAAGCAGCACAAACACTTGGCGTACAAATCCCTGCTGACGGTTACTACGGCAACGTATCCACTCGCGACGCTGGTTCGCTTGGCGGCTACATCACGAAAAAGCTGGTTCAAATTGCAGAGCAGCAATTGTCCGGCGGAATCCGTTAA
- a CDS encoding metal-dependent hydrolase has protein sequence MDTGTHLVMGIGLAGLAMVDPVVAANPAVHTAVLIGTIAGSQAPDLDNVLRLRGNACYIRNHRGLSHSLPAVLIWTAAITGLLQLIYRGSLPWLHVGGWVLLAVCVHVFTDLFNTYGTQAMRPFNEKWISWNIIHIFDPVIFTSHIIAILLWAGGLVNPAELFPILYTLLTLYFVWRTVTARRTVRLLESLDKHHRKGDSYIAIPTISLSIWNVVKHSEDQSFHIGILRGRSLSWLDSVKCSTHMAVEKSKSDPAIRSFLYFTSFACADVKEHGWGYEVRWSDVRYRHRKQYPFVGVLLMNKQFETVGSYVGWLSDDRLSKRLRMDTY, from the coding sequence ATGGATACTGGCACACATCTCGTTATGGGCATCGGGCTTGCTGGCCTGGCGATGGTTGATCCCGTCGTCGCCGCTAATCCCGCCGTGCATACCGCCGTATTGATTGGCACCATAGCCGGCTCGCAAGCGCCGGATTTGGACAACGTGCTGCGGCTCAGAGGCAACGCTTGTTATATCCGGAATCACAGAGGACTTTCACATTCGCTGCCCGCTGTGCTCATCTGGACGGCAGCCATTACCGGCCTGCTCCAGCTGATCTACCGGGGCAGCCTGCCATGGCTTCATGTTGGGGGCTGGGTGCTGCTGGCGGTATGTGTGCATGTTTTTACCGACCTGTTCAATACGTACGGCACACAAGCCATGCGGCCTTTCAATGAGAAGTGGATTTCATGGAATATTATTCACATCTTTGATCCCGTCATATTTACATCCCACATTATTGCTATTTTACTGTGGGCGGGCGGGCTCGTAAATCCCGCGGAGCTGTTCCCGATCCTGTATACGCTGCTGACCCTCTATTTTGTATGGCGAACCGTTACGGCCAGAAGAACGGTGCGTCTGCTGGAAAGCCTGGACAAGCATCACCGGAAGGGCGATTCTTACATCGCGATTCCGACCATTTCCTTATCCATCTGGAATGTGGTCAAGCATTCCGAAGACCAATCCTTCCATATCGGCATCCTGCGGGGACGCTCGCTGAGCTGGCTGGACAGCGTCAAGTGCTCCACCCATATGGCCGTCGAAAAATCCAAAAGCGATCCCGCCATCCGATCGTTCCTGTACTTCACTAGCTTTGCCTGCGCGGATGTGAAGGAGCACGGCTGGGGCTATGAGGTCAGATGGTCGGATGTGAGATACCGCCATCGCAAGCAATATCCCTTCGTCGGCGTTCTGCTTATGAACAAGCAGTTTGAGACGGTTGGCTCCTATGTGGGGTGGCTGAGCGACGATCGATTATCGAAGCGGCTGCGGATGGATACTTATTAA
- the gerQ gene encoding spore coat protein GerQ produces the protein MSMPVPTGGAMYPSSAQVPPPVPSGAFVTPAGGSIVTLPAVEESYVENILRLNRGKLATFYMTYENNRDWNAKIFKGVIEAAGRDHIVISDPATGMRFLLLMLNLDYVTFDEPINYEYPFHGEVVTQSTPISGT, from the coding sequence ATGTCGATGCCTGTGCCAACTGGAGGCGCTATGTATCCTTCCAGCGCGCAGGTGCCCCCGCCAGTGCCAAGCGGCGCATTCGTTACGCCTGCCGGTGGAAGCATCGTAACGCTGCCAGCCGTGGAGGAGTCCTATGTTGAAAACATTTTGCGCCTGAATCGCGGCAAGCTGGCTACCTTCTATATGACATATGAAAATAATCGCGATTGGAATGCCAAAATATTCAAAGGCGTCATCGAGGCCGCAGGCCGCGATCACATTGTCATCAGCGATCCAGCAACAGGCATGCGTTTCCTGCTCCTCATGCTGAATCTGGATTACGTAACGTTCGACGAGCCGATCAATTATGAATATCCGTTCCATGGAGAGGTTGTCACACAAAGCACTCCCATTAGCGGCACCTAG
- a CDS encoding cell wall hydrolase: MAVIKTNAEDTKMLARLLRAEAEGEGELGMLMVGNVGVNRIRGNCLDFKNIRSIPQMVYQSPGGFEAIQKSYFYQRARESEIRLAKRVINGERQHPASNALWFFRPAGGCPGTWWDQYNSGRYKAHCFYTPTAGDCPAVY; this comes from the coding sequence GTGGCGGTTATTAAGACAAACGCGGAGGATACGAAGATGCTGGCGAGGCTGCTGCGCGCGGAGGCGGAGGGCGAAGGCGAGCTTGGCATGCTGATGGTCGGCAACGTCGGAGTCAACCGCATACGAGGCAACTGTCTCGATTTCAAAAACATACGTTCTATTCCTCAGATGGTGTACCAAAGCCCCGGCGGCTTCGAGGCTATTCAGAAAAGCTACTTCTATCAAAGGGCGCGGGAGAGCGAGATCCGTCTCGCCAAGCGGGTCATTAATGGCGAGCGGCAGCATCCCGCATCCAACGCGCTCTGGTTTTTCCGGCCGGCCGGCGGATGCCCCGGCACGTGGTGGGATCAGTACAACAGCGGTCGATACAAAGCGCATTGCTTCTATACTCCGACCGCAGGCGACTGTCCTGCCGTATATTAA